The following proteins are encoded in a genomic region of Nonomuraea muscovyensis:
- a CDS encoding ABC transporter permease has product MRDRLAVLGAALIVVVVLAAVFAPWLAPYPPDEPDPVNALLPPSPAHWFGTDTAGRDVLTRVLYGGRTSLFIAAAVLGVAATAGVLLGVVAGYAGGWVRDVIMRVTDVFLAFPALLLSLALAVVLQPGVTTVIVAIAVTWWPWYARLAASVAASVATRPYVDAARCLGVPAPLIVLRHVLPNSLTPVLVQLSMDAGGVILTAAALSYLGLGAQEPTAEWGLMVQQSQTLFTTNWWVVTFPGLAIMVTAFAFNLLGEGLRDALDPRRVVVR; this is encoded by the coding sequence GTGAGAGACCGGCTGGCCGTGCTCGGCGCGGCGCTCATCGTGGTCGTCGTGCTGGCCGCCGTCTTCGCGCCCTGGCTGGCGCCGTACCCGCCCGACGAGCCGGACCCGGTCAACGCGCTGCTGCCGCCCAGCCCCGCGCACTGGTTCGGCACCGACACGGCGGGCCGCGACGTGCTCACGCGGGTCCTGTACGGCGGGCGGACGTCGCTGTTCATCGCCGCTGCCGTGCTCGGCGTGGCGGCCACCGCCGGCGTCCTGCTCGGCGTGGTCGCCGGGTACGCCGGGGGCTGGGTCAGGGACGTGATCATGCGGGTGACGGACGTGTTCCTGGCGTTCCCGGCGCTGCTGCTGTCGCTGGCGCTGGCCGTGGTGCTGCAGCCGGGCGTGACCACCGTGATCGTGGCCATCGCGGTCACCTGGTGGCCCTGGTACGCGCGCCTGGCGGCCTCCGTCGCCGCCTCGGTCGCCACCCGTCCCTACGTGGACGCCGCCCGCTGCCTGGGCGTCCCGGCGCCGCTGATCGTGCTGCGGCACGTCCTGCCGAACTCCCTCACCCCCGTGCTGGTCCAGCTCTCCATGGACGCGGGCGGGGTGATCCTGACCGCGGCGGCGCTGTCGTACCTGGGGCTGGGCGCGCAGGAGCCGACCGCGGAGTGGGGGCTGATGGTGCAGCAGAGCCAGACCTTGTTCACGACGAACTGGTGGGTCGTCACCTTCCCCGGGCTGGCGATCATGGTG